Below is a genomic region from Mesorhizobium sp. NZP2298.
GTCACCTCAGGCCGATCGAACTGAAGCGACGGGACGTGGACGGTGTCGCCCCAGATCAAAATGCGCTCGCCGCCGCTCGAAACGCGAAAGCAGCTGTGACCGACCTCATGGCCATGAGCGCCGATAATGTCGACATGGGTCCCGATACTGTCTCCGGCTTCGAATGGTCGCGCCATGCCGTGAAATCGCTTGAGCCGCGCTACGGCGCGGAAGAGGCCGAGTTCCTGCCTGGGAACCAGCAGGCGCGCCAGGCGCGGGAAAGCGTCCCGACCGTCGGCAAGCACAAGGCCATGGATGTGGTCGAGATGCGTATGGGTGAAGCAGACAGTGTGGACTTTTTCGACATCGATGCCGGCTTCGTCCAGCGCCTCGGGAAGCCGGCCCATGGTCGGGTGCCAGGCATTCGAGGCGCCGGTATCGATCAGCGTAATCTCATTCCCATCGTCGATCGCGAAGGCATTGACCGAAAGCCTGAGTTGACCGCCAATCAACGCGACCTGTGGCGGCAAATCATCGCCAAATGGCTTGTCGCCGTTTTGCCGAAGCCGTCCGACCGGCATGTCGACATAGCCATCGCGCAAGGCGGTGATGCGCAGGTCGCCAAGAGTATAGGTCCAATGAAATTCGCCCGAAGCTATGCGGTGCATTCGCCGTTCCGTTCTGTAGATATCGACAGTCTGCAATGAGTAGCCAGTGTCCGCAACCCGCCCGGTGAATTCGATCCAAGCCAATTGTGCGTGCTGCGCCTGCCGTGGCCGGATGATGCAGTCGGCGAGGCGGTGCTTCTCGTCCAGCTCATTCGCGGGCGACCAGCGGCGTACCGTTAGGCCCTGTCTCACCCTGTGGGCTGGATGGATCTCCATCCACGATCTCCAACGACGAAAGCCACCTCGTTCCGATCACGCCTTAGTGACTTGCATAATGAAACTAACTTGGCTAGGAGTCACTTTCATCTTGAAAGAGACTCCGGCCATGGTTGCAAAAACAAGCTTCGAAACACGCCCGTGCCCCATCGCGCGCAGCCTCGACGATGTCGGCGAGTGGTGGAGTATCCTGTTGCTCAGGGACGCGTTCCAGGGGCTGACGCGCTTCGATCAGTTTCAAAAGAGCCTGGAGATCGCGCCCAACATTTTGACGCGCCGTCTGAACAGCCTGGTCGAGCGTGGGCTGTTCGAAAAGCGCGCCTACTGCGAGCGGCCGCTTCGCCATGAATATCTGCTGACGGCAAAAGCGCGCGATTTC
It encodes:
- a CDS encoding MBL fold metallo-hydrolase, whose protein sequence is MEIHPAHRVRQGLTVRRWSPANELDEKHRLADCIIRPRQAQHAQLAWIEFTGRVADTGYSLQTVDIYRTERRMHRIASGEFHWTYTLGDLRITALRDGYVDMPVGRLRQNGDKPFGDDLPPQVALIGGQLRLSVNAFAIDDGNEITLIDTGASNAWHPTMGRLPEALDEAGIDVEKVHTVCFTHTHLDHIHGLVLADGRDAFPRLARLLVPRQELGLFRAVARLKRFHGMARPFEAGDSIGTHVDIIGAHGHEVGHSCFRVSSGGERILIWGDTVHVPSLQFDRPEVTWEFDGDQDQARESRLRLLALAADDLCFVAGAHLDSPGIGRVVRSGGAFRFEPL